Within the Candidatus Thermoplasmatota archaeon genome, the region ATGGAGGCGCACGTCGAGGAGGTCCTCGCGCACCGCAAGGCCGTCGAGGCGCTCGACCGCGACGCGGTCGCGACGCTCCTCGCGAAGGTCGCGAAGCCCCGCCAGCCCAAGGCGAAGTACGAATCCTCGACCGCCATCCTCGTCGACACGGAGGAGGACTACGAGCGTCTCGTCAAGGCCGGCGTGGACCGCTTCTGCCGCATCCTCACGCCCGACGACACCTCGTTCAACGACGGCTACGAGGTCGTCATCTACGCGTACTCCTCCGGCCTGCTCGACCTCACCGGCGCCGACAACGTCGTGCAGGTGCCGTTCACCGCCGATGCGGGCGCGCTCGTCCCCGAGGCGGTCGTCGCGTTCTACCGCGAGAACCGGCCTCTCTTCGAGACGGTCCGCGACCTCTCGCCACACCTCGGCCGGGTTTCGGTCGCGCCCGACGTGCTCGCGATCCTCGACCGGCTCTCCGACCGCGAGGTGGACTTCGACGCGATCGAGACCGCCGTCCGCCGCGCCGCGGACGGGATGAACGCCGAGATCCGCCGCCGCACGGAGAGCGTCTCGCTCACCGGCGCGGAGGTCGTGGAGATGATGTCCGGCGCCGTGCCGCGGAAGGTCCGCGACATCCAGGCGGAGGTCTTCCGCGCGGGTCGCGAGAAGCTCCTCGCGGAGACGGGCGAGGACCTCGCGGTCTTCGACGGCTCCTACCCGATCGTCGTGGACGACGAGGCGCTCGAGCGCAAGCGTCTGGAGATCCAATCCCGCCGCAAGCGCGCGGCCTTCCGCGAGAAGGTGGACGCGGCGCGTCGGCTCTCGGGCCTCAAGCCAGCGATCGAGCGCGAGATCCAGGCGCTCCTCGAGTTCGACTACGCGTTCGCGCTCGGCTCCTTCGCCCTCGCGTACGACCTCGCGCGGCCGAAGTTCGGCAAGACCTTCCGGCTTGCGGGCGCGGTCCACCTCAACCTCGCGCGCTCGGGCGGGCAGCGCATCGACTACGAGGTCGGCGGCGAGGACAACGTCGTGCTCCTCACGGGCGCGAACTCGGGCGGCAAGACGACGCTCCTCGAGACCGTGGCCCAGGCCGCGCTCCTCGCGCACCTCGGACTCCCCGTGAACGCGCGCGAGGCGACGCTCGACGTCGTCGAAGCGCTCTACTTCTTCACGCAGAAGCGATCGCTCGACGCGGGCGCGTTCGAGAGCTTCCTCAAGGGCTTCATCCCGATCGTGACGACGCCCTCGAAGAAGCTCGTGCTCGCGGACGAGCTCGAGGCGATGACGGAGCTCGACGCCGCGTCGCGCATCCTCGGCACGTTCATCGACCTCCTGCACGCGAGCGCCTCGTACGGCGTCTGCGTCACGCACATGGCCGACGAGGTCTCGAAGCACACCCAGGTGCGCATCGACGGCATCGAGGCGCGCGGCCTCGACGAGGACGGGAACCTCGTGGTGGACCGCACCCCGCGCATGGGGTACCGGGCGCGGTCGACGCCGGAGCTCATCCTGCGCCGCCTCGCGCAGCGGGCCTCCGGCGAGGAGAAGCGGGTCTACGACCTCATCCTCTCGAAGTTCGACAAGAACGCGAGCGTTTAAGCGACGGCCCCCCGTTCCGCGGCGCATGGCGAACCGCATCCTCATCGCCCTCCTCGTCGCGGCCTCGACCGCCCTCGCGGGCTGTCTCCAGGCCGACAACGGCGGCGCGGGCGGCAAGAACGACGGCAACGGCGACGGCGCCGGGCCGGACCAACCCATCCCCACGACGGGCGAGGCGCGCACCCTCCTCGCGGCCTCCTCCGGGGAAGACGCCTTCGGGAAGCTCGACCGCGTCGGCCTCAAGGGCAACTTCAGCTCGGACGAGGGCCGCGGCGATTTCCAGTTCGCGCACATCAAGGGCGATGGCGCCTGGCTCTTCCGCGTCAAGATCTCCCAGGGAGCAACGACGTTCTCCCTCGGGTCGGCCCAGAAGGGCACGACGGGCAACTTCTACTGGGGCGAGAAGACCTACGTCACGCGCGACGAGGTCCCGGAGACGGGAAGCGTCTTCGAGGCGATCGAGAACTTCTCGCGCCAGAACCCCTATGGCGGATCGGGAGGCGACGACGAAGGCGCGTCGACCGATTCGTTCCTCGGCGGCGAGATGGAGGGCTACATCGTCGACTCCGTCACGCCGACGACGCACAAGGGCAAGGGCGCCTTCGTCGTGAAGGCCCACAACGAAACCAACACCGTTGAAGCCACCTTCTATCTCGACCGCCGCCCCGCGGCCTTCACGTTCACGACGATGGAGGACGGCAAGCGCCAAACGGGCGCGTTCGAGATTCTCTACGGCAGCGAGGTCGCGATCGACGTCTCGACGACGGGCGAGCGCACGAGCTTCTCGCTCGTGCAGGAATCCGAGGACGCGAGCACCGAGACGCAGAAGATCACGCGCGGCGTCGTCGCCGACGGCCACCGCGAGGAGGTCAAGCTCGGCGAGATCGAGATGCGCGCCATCTATCAGGACGGCGAGCCCGGCCGCTTCGGCGAGCCCGGCCCCGGCACCGTCCTCGCGAGCATGAAGCTCAACGAAGGCACGAAGACGGTGAACGGCCACACGTTCACGTACACCGACGTGGACGGCGACGGACTCGTCAGCGCCGGCGACACGTACGAGTTCACGAGCGACGACATGGAGGCCGTCCTCATGTTCTATGACACGTGGGCCGACATGTACGAGGGCAAGCCCAACATCCCATTCCCGGGCGCCCTCGCGCTGCTCGCGATCCTCGGCGTGGCCGCGTTCCTCGCGCGCCGCCGCGCCTGAGCGAGCCGGGGGGCCCGCGGCCCCCTTCTCTCT harbors:
- a CDS encoding helix-hairpin-helix domain-containing protein, which encodes MAARTLVPKKEAVTTQALITPAALDPEVKLADVEGIGPALSERLLKAFGSEAAFFEAARASEVDRLAAVEGISVRKAVEVVLAVQGRRPADFLRTPRAEQLYEDILERVAAFANTAYARNRVQLLVPLGDRKAMEAHVEEVLAHRKAVEALDRDAVATLLAKVAKPRQPKAKYESSTAILVDTEEDYERLVKAGVDRFCRILTPDDTSFNDGYEVVIYAYSSGLLDLTGADNVVQVPFTADAGALVPEAVVAFYRENRPLFETVRDLSPHLGRVSVAPDVLAILDRLSDREVDFDAIETAVRRAADGMNAEIRRRTESVSLTGAEVVEMMSGAVPRKVRDIQAEVFRAGREKLLAETGEDLAVFDGSYPIVVDDEALERKRLEIQSRRKRAAFREKVDAARRLSGLKPAIEREIQALLEFDYAFALGSFALAYDLARPKFGKTFRLAGAVHLNLARSGGQRIDYEVGGEDNVVLLTGANSGGKTTLLETVAQAALLAHLGLPVNAREATLDVVEALYFFTQKRSLDAGAFESFLKGFIPIVTTPSKKLVLADELEAMTELDAASRILGTFIDLLHASASYGVCVTHMADEVSKHTQVRIDGIEARGLDEDGNLVVDRTPRMGYRARSTPELILRRLAQRASGEEKRVYDLILSKFDKNASV